The nucleotide window GGACAGCAGTGTGTGTCCACTGTGGGACAGCAGTGTGTGTCCACTGTGGGACAGCAGTGTGTGTCCACTGTGGGACAGCAGTGTGTGTCCACTGTGGGACAGCAGTGTGTGTCCACTGTGGGACAGCAGTGTGTGTCCACTGTGGGACAGCAGTGTGTGTCCACTGTGGGACAGCAGTGTGTGTCCACTGTGGGACAGCAGCATTTCTATGAACACTCAGTCAGTGTTTGGGACACTGACTGTCTATCCTGTCCCCATTTCTGTCTTCAGTGAGGACACTGACTGTccattctgtctctctgtggtcatgTTGTCCTTCATGATGCTCCACATTCAATGAGGCTGAAACTGTTCTTTTAACGGACATTAAAATCACCgaaatgttttcttgaaaaaaaaaaatcaacaaaaattagaaaaactgaagaaaaactgtcaaaatatcgtctttgaaaagttttaaagagacaaaaaggccaaaatgtttccttgaaaatcaaatttcttttgtcttttgtttgtgtcttgtctTTTGTCTCTTGTCTTTTGTCTCTTGTCTTTTGTCTCTTGTCTTTTGTCTCTTGTCTGTCCTGTGAAACTTTATTAGCACGTGTTGCAGACATCAGGCTCAGAGCAGATCAATAAAGTTTCTCAGTGTGAACGTTCATTATTTCGGGTTTTTTGCTCTCAGGTTGTATTTCAGCGTAAGTTCAGGCGTTACCTTGGAGACGAGGTCGATGTTGAACCTGCGTCCTTCCTTCACCAGCTGAGCGTAGCTCATCTTCTTCCTGCTCGGCTCCGATTGGCTCTGAGCCGCGGTGGGAGACGGCAGCTCGGCCTCCGGCTCCTCCCCCTCTGTGTGGCGACGCTGTGTGATTGGACGAAACAGCCGTCAGTCAGACTACCCATCATGCACTGCTGGGATCACCTGCTGCACACAGCAAGAGAATCTGATCGATCAGAAGTGATCAGCTTCACGTTTGTCTCCTTACTGATCGTCTCCTCCGTCCTCACCTGCTCGTCCTCTGCCGTCTCCTCGTCCTCCTGCTgcgtttcttcttctttggaatctgaaacaaataaaaacggGTTCATCGAACTGTTTGTCCTCCACTGGCTTTCacttttctgcagaaaatatcGTCTGGACTGACGTGTAGTTTCTTATAttcgtgtcatattttgatatttgacCAGATCAATATTTGACCAGATCAATATTTGGGATCAGACCTGCAGATTCGGTCTCAGATGCTTCCTTGACGGCGTCCTCCTCGGctcctcctctgtcttcctctgtggtgtttGGAGCTTCgtcctcttcatcttcctcgctgaaaaaaacgtcaaaaactCGGTGAAATATCGACTGAAGTTTGAGCCAAAATCAGGCTTCAGACACAGTTTTACCAGGACTtctccaggacttttccaggaccttACTAATAAAACAATGACAGCATTTATCAGCCTGGAGTTACTGCTGGATCGTGACATTtctgacggtccttgaacacatcgcAGGTTCACCTGGTGAAGCAGAACACCTGCAGGTTACTGACGGAGGATGAGTCATTGGACAGGTAGATcagctcctccccctcctccaacAGGCTCGACCAATCGGGAGCCTC belongs to Plectropomus leopardus isolate mb unplaced genomic scaffold, YSFRI_Pleo_2.0 unplaced_scaffold1686, whole genome shotgun sequence and includes:
- the LOC121964710 gene encoding rab proteins geranylgeranyltransferase component A 1-like; amino-acid sequence: MMCSGLAESVAAAAFSRVGQRVLHLDRRSYYAANWASFTFNALLTWIQQQQEEPQPEEAPDWSSLLEEGEELIYLSNDSSSVSNLQVFCFTSEEDEEDEAPNTTEEDRGGAEEDAVKEASETESADSKEEETQQEDEETAEDEQRRHTEGEEPEAELPSPTAAQSQSEPSRKKMSYAQLVKEGRRFNIDLVSKVTPELTLKYNLRAKNPK